One genomic segment of Rivularia sp. PCC 7116 includes these proteins:
- a CDS encoding glycosyltransferase yields MLFHGYYIFSTQPLIVSYLGSYPFFGGVIYQDKKMKYKPLPKWFRPKHLLEHSPYWCAAPKQMFLRKIKSLLHSLEGRTHHFMVNAADEEEMRKRFQIRGAHFNQNFYINEHLYSIIEQPKLYDAIYTAQLNSSKRLGLAKNIEKLMVVSYGGDLHAYCPELKHADFNKEFIPRPELAKKYNQAHAGLILSALEGANLASSEYLLCGIPVVSTPSKGGRDEFFTPENSTIVPPEADAVAQAVQNWKKLSPEPQKIREQTLTKMKDLRLKYCAYISQLINKESGKKYEPKALMEKYFGSSDGIQSRYIKLQELYQLTPEDFHTKFSI; encoded by the coding sequence ATGTTATTCCACGGTTATTATATTTTTAGTACTCAACCTTTGATAGTTTCTTATCTTGGTAGTTACCCTTTCTTCGGTGGGGTAATTTATCAAGATAAAAAAATGAAATATAAACCTCTACCAAAATGGTTTCGTCCCAAACATCTTTTAGAACATTCTCCTTATTGGTGTGCTGCTCCTAAACAGATGTTTTTACGCAAAATCAAATCACTTCTACACAGCTTAGAAGGTAGAACTCACCATTTTATGGTGAATGCAGCAGATGAAGAAGAAATGCGTAAACGCTTTCAAATTAGGGGAGCGCACTTTAACCAAAACTTTTACATCAACGAGCATTTATATAGCATTATCGAACAGCCTAAACTTTACGATGCAATTTACACCGCGCAACTTAATTCTTCAAAGCGGCTTGGATTAGCAAAAAATATCGAAAAACTGATGGTGGTATCCTACGGAGGAGATTTACATGCTTACTGCCCGGAATTAAAACATGCTGATTTCAACAAAGAATTTATTCCACGCCCAGAATTAGCAAAAAAATACAATCAGGCTCATGCAGGCTTAATTCTTTCAGCATTAGAAGGAGCAAATCTTGCTTCTAGCGAATACTTACTCTGCGGAATTCCTGTAGTCAGTACTCCCAGTAAAGGTGGAAGAGATGAATTTTTCACTCCTGAAAATTCAACTATCGTACCCCCAGAGGCAGATGCAGTTGCTCAAGCCGTACAAAATTGGAAAAAATTATCGCCAGAGCCGCAAAAGATTCGCGAACAAACTCTGACAAAAATGAAAGATTTGAGATTGAAATATTGTGCTTATATTTCTCAACTCATAAATAAAGAATCAGGGAAAAAATACGAACCAAAAGCTTTGATGGAAAAATACTTTGGTTCATCCGATGGTATTCAATCTCGATATATAAAATTACAAGAATTATATCAGTTAACACCGGAGGATTTTCATACTAAATTTTCAATCTAA